The Cyclobacterium amurskyense genome contains the following window.
CCTTCAAGGTTCACCCCTGCCGAGGCTCCAATCAAGGCTTGGAAAAGGTTGACATTGGCTTGTCTTGATTTGTCTTCCATAGAAATTCTAGCAACCGAACCGGTTAGGTCACTTTTCTTTGCTGTACCATAACCAATAACAAGAACCTCATCCATGGAGGTCACATCCTCTTCCAATACAACATCAATTACATTTCTATTTCCAACAGAAATGGTTTGGGTAACGTACCCAATATAGGAAAAAGATAAAGTGGCTCCATCGGGAACTGTAATGGAATACTTACCCATTAGGTCAGTAGCTGTACCAGTGGTAGTACCAGGTACAAAGACTGTAACACCAGGGATAGATTCCCCATTCGAATCAGTAACGGTACCGGTAACGGTAATGTCGACAGCAACGGTTTGATTGATTGAAAAACCATCATTTTTTACTGTTTCTGAGCCTTTATTCATCTCGCCCGGCTTCAGCTTTGCCCCTGAGGCAAAACCCAAGGTCAATATTTGGACGGAAAAAGCAAGAACCATTATCCCGCCTTTTAACTTTAAGGATTTAGGTATTATTTTATTCATCGTTTAGGGGTTAGTAGTCATAATTTTCGTAAAACTTTCAATTAACAATTTTTCGTTTTGAATTCATTAAGTATTGAAAATTATAAACTACTCAATTCAATAGCAAGTAATTTATAATATTTTTATTTTTTGTGTTAAGGTTTAAAGACTTTTCATGCAAATTATTAACATAAGGTAACAGATATTTTACATCTAAGGTTAGGATGTTTATTCAATGGTTAGTAAACAGGAAAAATACTCCTATAGACCAACGATTTTATACCTATATCGTATTAAGGGGAATTTCGAAAATAAACCAATTAATAAATGGCTTATGAATACTAAAACTTTAATAAGCGAATCTATATACTACATATACAAAATTCATAAATCCCTAATACAAAGGAATTTATTGAATAATTAGATTAAACTATCACTATATCATTAATTTTCAATTATTTTATTGACAGCTATTTTAGCCAATCTTTAATGATTAAAAAAACCATATTTAAAAAAGTTTAATATAATTAAATAACAATAAACCACTTTATAATAGAAATTTAAAAGTAAATAATTACAAAAAAAATAGACAATTTATGAAAAAACACTATTTTGAAAAGTTAATAAATATTGAAATCAAACCTAAGCCAAATGGTTAAACCCGAAATATGCAATAGACATTCTATTACGTGCTGAAATCGCTTTAAAATCAGCCACTTCGTTGCTGTTTTCAATTTCACCATAGCGGTGCTATGCTAAAATCTCCAAACAGCCTGATTTTCTTGCGATTGCAACACTTCCCGTAAACACGGGACAGGCTTCACCCCTGACATTGTCAGGGCGGAGAAATTCTATTACATAATCCGGGTTAAACCTTAGGAAATCGCACATAAAAAATTATTGGACAGTCTCCAAAATTGCTCATACCATAGGACTTGCCGCTTATTACCAACTAGTCGGTCTATAGTCTTTCAAAAATTTACCACACCAGTGTTTTCCAGTATTGATCCCATCGAACAATGGGTCCATTACCCTAGCTGCACCGTCCACAATATCCAAAGGCGGTTGGAAATCATGAATTTCTTCTTTCTTCTTTGCCAATTCAATGGGATCCTCATCGGTAACCCAGCCAGTATCCACTGCATTGGTAAATATACCAAACTTTGCAAATTCAGCCGAAGAAGTAAGCGTCATCATGTTCAAAGCAGCCTTAGCCATATTGGTATGTGGATGCCTTGATTCTTTGTGGTATTTATGAAATTTACCCTCCATGGCAGAAACGTTAATAATGTGCTTCTTACCTGTATTGTCCTTTTTCATAATGTGCACCAAACGGTTACAAAGCACAAAAGGAGCAATAGAATTAACAAGCTGTACTTCTAGCATTTCATTGGTATGGATCTCACCTAATTTTAACCTCCAGCTATTGGTCTTCCTCAAATCTACCTGCTGCAAATCCGCATCCATCTTTCCTATTGGAAAAACTTCTTCGGGGGTCAGAGCATGATCAATGGTGTAAGCGATTTGTGATAATTTTGCTGAAGCACTTAAACCTATGCCTACTTGATTGCCATGCCAGCTTACAGGAAGGTTTTTATTAGATTCTTCAACCAAAGAACTCGAAACGCTCAATTCTCTTAAGCAAGCTTCGTGATCTGACAATATATCCCTGACTTCCATAGGCAATTCGGATAAAGTCTTTTCTTCATTGGCCAATAAGTGCTGATAAAAACCTGCCGGTCGTCTTACCGTTTGTGCAGCATTATTGATGAGCACATCCAACCTATCGTATTTTTGTTCGATAAAATTGCAAAACAATTCTACGCTAGGAATATGTCTTAAATCTAAGCCGTGAATTTTGAGTCGATGCCCCCATTTTTCAAAATCCTCTTCTTTGGCAAATCGCAAAGCAGAATCGACTGGAAATCTTGTAGTAGCGATAACTGTAGCCCCTGCCCTTAACATCATCAGGGTAATATGATAGCCAATTTTGAGCCGAGAACCAGTAACTAAAGCGACTTGACCACTTAGGTCAGCCATTTGAAAACGTTTGGCATAATTAAAGTCACCACATGCTTCACACATGGTATCATAAAAATGATGTAAAGTTGTAAAGGTCTCTTTACACACATAGCACTCACGAGGAGCTACTGAACCCCCTTTTGTCCTAGTTTGTGAGGTATTCAAAAGCATTTTAGGTGCAACAAAAACTACCGCTTCTCTGGCACTTCTGATTCCGGTATTGTTACGGGCCTGCTTGTCATTTTCAACTGCTTTTCTTTTGACTTTCTTCTTGGCGTTTTTTTTACGTTTATTCAATTCTTCCTTTTCAGGTCGAGAAAGCCGACCGGCTTGTTTGATCAATTCAATTCTTCGATCCAGTGGAATATCAAATATTTGGTCGGTGTCATTGTTTAATATTTCTAAAATGGCGATGCATTGATCTATCTGATCTCTGTCTAATCGACCTTCATTTTTGCTACTTTCCATTTATTTGATCAGAATCGGGTACACAACAATTAAAATTTTGACTATGATTAATACAAGCTACAAAGGTACACTCTTTTCAACTAAGCAAGTGAAACCAGGCAAAACTTGAGCACGACCCTATCTGAACCCAAATTGAAAAGAGATTACTATTCACTCATCGAAATCCTCTCTTATTATTCGGTGCTTATTTTTCCTTTGCTTTTTCATGCGTTCTGACATCTTCTTAGCAGAGACTTTATTTCTATCAGACTTAAAATGCATTCCAGATTCGGCCAAATAAGAGCCTTGCTTTATCATAAGACCATAATAAGGACAATCCTCATACCCACAATTGTGTTTAGAGTATTCCCCAAAATTCCTATGTTTAATTTTCTTATCAGCAAGGATTTTTTCTTGATTAATTCTAATATCATTCCAAACCTGCTTTTCATCAGCCACTGTCATTTCAAGGCCTAATGTACTGAGATCAAAATAGGTCTTTGGGTCTTTCAATTGATAAAAATTGAAGGTTTTCTCAAATACCACATTCGCATAATCTCTTAACTCAATCCGATCACTTAGGTCAAGACTTTCATTCTCACAAATTGAGCGGTACATCCCTAACGTATTGAAGTCTGAATATTTTTTGTAATTATCAATTAGGTCAAAATATTCATCTTTCCTTAATTGGTTGAATTTCTTTCCAATTACCATATTTATCAATATTCATTATAATGTTTAGCGTTAAAACTAAAGGGATTTTGCTGGTTTTAAAAATAATGATAGAAACTTATTAGCAAAATAAAGCTTAAACAGGCAAGTTTAGGTTAGTTTTAAGGACTTGGGAAATACAATAATTAGGTAATTGACTTAAATTGAGATTTTCACATTCAATTCCGGAAGTAGACCCTCATTATTTACTTCAGAATTTATTAAAAATCCGTTTAGAGAAATTAGAATTGGTATAGGGATTAAGCAATCTGTATTATTCCCAGGGATATTTAATACAACAGCTATAATACTAGCAAGATTCAAAATGATTTTAGCTAGTAACAGTATTGAGTAATTTTATTTATAACATTGGATTTGGAATGCATGCCCCAAATTGCCCCACCAATTAAAAGGAAGCAGATGGACACCCAAAATGGTAACCTACTTGAGAACTTTAGATCAAAAACATTAACGACATTATCAAAATTAAATAAATACTGACCAATTGTTAGTACTGATATAATTAAAACACTAACAATGGCTACCTTACTTAATAATAAAATAGAATTGGATCTTTTTTGAGAAGTAAGCACTCCCAGACTTAATAGAAAAAATAAAACTGCAGAAGTAAAATCCATGAATTGATCTCCTGAAAACCCAGAGAGAACAGATTGAAAATTTGACAACCAAGCAGCCATAACAGCAATATTTATCGCCATTATTATCAAACTAATAATTTTTACGTTTCTTGACTTCTTAGCCTTTAATTCTTTTGTCATATAATTATTTAGATATTAATTACGACCGAATTTATATCTATGAAGTCAAAATAAAGTAAATAACGCAGGTTAAAAAATGGATATTACTTAGGTAAACAATTACAGTTTAATTTTATTAGTTGAACCCTATGACTTTAGCTAATATATTACACCTAAAAACAATAAAATACTTTTATTAATTAGACACAAAGAATTCTTCAACAATTTCTTCAATCATTTTCACGGTTAGGGGTTTGTTCCTGTATCCGCTAATTGTAGAAAAACTTTTCGCTTTATTTAAATCATCAGGGTTCAATGAAGTGGTCAACATGATCAAAACAATATCCCCTCTGTTGTTTTGGTTTAATTTTTCGTATTCTTCTAAAAATTGCCACCCATTCATTATGGGCATATTAATGTCTAAAAAAATAATATTAGGTTTGATTAAAGGTTCATTTTCTTTTGGCTGAAGGTATTCAAGTGCCTCCAAACCATTCTCCACAACAACTACATTTTCAATGCAGTTGGCTTTTTTAATTGCATATTTGTGAACAAAATTAGTTGCTTTGTCGTCATCAACGAGCAAGATAGAATTAATCTTTAAAGCCATTATTATGAGATTTACTGAAAAAAATTTAAGTGATCATCGTTTACTTTCAATGCAAAACA
Protein-coding sequences here:
- a CDS encoding SDR family NAD(P)-dependent oxidoreductase, translating into MESSKNEGRLDRDQIDQCIAILEILNNDTDQIFDIPLDRRIELIKQAGRLSRPEKEELNKRKKNAKKKVKRKAVENDKQARNNTGIRSAREAVVFVAPKMLLNTSQTRTKGGSVAPRECYVCKETFTTLHHFYDTMCEACGDFNYAKRFQMADLSGQVALVTGSRLKIGYHITLMMLRAGATVIATTRFPVDSALRFAKEEDFEKWGHRLKIHGLDLRHIPSVELFCNFIEQKYDRLDVLINNAAQTVRRPAGFYQHLLANEEKTLSELPMEVRDILSDHEACLRELSVSSSLVEESNKNLPVSWHGNQVGIGLSASAKLSQIAYTIDHALTPEEVFPIGKMDADLQQVDLRKTNSWRLKLGEIHTNEMLEVQLVNSIAPFVLCNRLVHIMKKDNTGKKHIINVSAMEGKFHKYHKESRHPHTNMAKAALNMMTLTSSAEFAKFGIFTNAVDTGWVTDEDPIELAKKKEEIHDFQPPLDIVDGAARVMDPLFDGINTGKHWCGKFLKDYRPTSW
- a CDS encoding response regulator, whose translation is MALKINSILLVDDDKATNFVHKYAIKKANCIENVVVVENGLEALEYLQPKENEPLIKPNIIFLDINMPIMNGWQFLEEYEKLNQNNRGDIVLIMLTTSLNPDDLNKAKSFSTISGYRNKPLTVKMIEEIVEEFFVSN